One Dromiciops gliroides isolate mDroGli1 chromosome 3, mDroGli1.pri, whole genome shotgun sequence DNA segment encodes these proteins:
- the LOC122746508 gene encoding cyclin-C-like has product MAGNFWQSSHNLQWIFEKQDLLKERQKDLKFLSEEEYWKLQLFFTNVIQALGEHLKLRQQVVATATVYFKRFYARYSLTSIDPVLMAPTCVFLASKVEEFGEVSKTSLISAATSVLKTRFSYAFPKKFPYRMNHILECEFYLVELMDCCLIVYHPYRPLLQYVQNMGQEDRLLRVAWRIVNDTYRTDLCLLYPPFMIALASLHVACVAQQKDAVQWFAELSVDLEKILEIIRVILKLYEQWKNFDERKEVATILSKMPKPKPLPHTEGEPGANGIQNLSYSQS; this is encoded by the coding sequence ATGGCAGGGAACTTCTGGCAGAGCTCCCACAATTTACAATGGATTTTCGAGAAACAAGATCTGTTGAAGGAACGCCAGAAGGACTTAAAGTTTCTCTCAGAAGAAGAGTATTGGAAACTGCAGCtattttttacaaatgttattcaAGCTTTAGGTGAGCATCTTAAGTTAAGACAGCAAGTTGTTGCCACTGCTACAGTCTATTTCAAAAGGTTCTACGCCAGATATTCCTTGACAAGTATAGATCCTGTATTAATGGCACCTACATGTGTATTTTTGGCATCCAAAGTAGAAGAATTTGGAGAAGTTTCAAAGACAAGTTTGATTTCTGCTGCTACGTCTGTATTAAAAACTAGATTTTCATATGCCTTTCCAAAGAAATTCCCTTATAGGATGAACCAcatattagaatgtgaattctacCTTGTAGAACTAATGGATTGTTGCTTGATAGTCTATCATCCTTATAGGCCTTTGCTCCAGTATGTGCAGAACATGGGCCAAGAAGACAGGTTACTTCGCGTTGCATGGAGGATAGTCAACGATACCTACAGAACGGATCTTTGCCTTCTCTATCCTCCTTTCATGATAGCCTTAGCTAGCCTACATGTAGCCTGTGTAGCACAACAAAAGGATGCTGTACAGTGGTTTGCTGAGCTTTCTGTTGATCTGGAGAAGATTTTGGAAATAATCAGGGTGATTTTAAAATTGTATGAGCAGTGGAAGAATTTTGATGAAAGAAAAGAGGTGGCAACTATCCTTAGTAAGATGCCTAAACCAAAACCACTTCCACACACTGAAGGAGAACCGGGTGCAAATGGAATCCAAAATTTGAGCTACAGCCAGTCTTAA